In one Lycium barbarum isolate Lr01 chromosome 7, ASM1917538v2, whole genome shotgun sequence genomic region, the following are encoded:
- the LOC132602747 gene encoding uncharacterized protein LOC132602747 encodes MSYNAMLGSLRKMQEVDLVWTKVMLPKQRFIVWLANQERLLTKERLLRLHIPVDDETCWLCEEGILETQQHLFAECSWTMEVRNKLVAWSGVQMQRNGVKQTIKWIKRRSWSQLKKELITGIWGAMIYHIWQARNRKQFRNVSITTSFIVEQIQKEIRHRVEGILGTKRAVRCASLLQRLCN; translated from the coding sequence ATGAGCTACAATGCAATGTTAGGAAGCCTGAGGAAAATGCAGGAAGTTGATTTGGTATGGACTAAAGTAATGTTACCTAAGCAGAGATTTATTGTATGGCTTGCAAACCAAGAAAGGCTACTAACGAAGGAGAGATTACTCAGATTGCATATACCAGTTGATGATGAAACATGCTGGTTGTGTGAAGAAGGAATACTGGAAACTCAACAACACTTGTTTGCTGAGTGTTCATGGACAATGGAAGTCAGGAACAAGTTAGTAGCATGGTCGGGAGTACAAATGCAGCGGAATGGAGTAAAACAAACAATAAAATGGATCAAGAGGAGATCATGGAGCCAACTAAAGAAAGAGCTGATCACAGGTATATGGGGAGCCATGATATATCATATATGGCAAGCTAGGAACAGGAAGCAGTTCAGAAATGTAAGTATAACTACAAGTTTCATTGTTGAGCAGATACAAAAGGAGATTCGACACAGAGTTGAGGGGATTTTGGGTACAAAAAGAGCTGTTAGATGTGCTAGTTTACTTCAAAGATTATGTAATTAG